The Drosophila bipectinata strain 14024-0381.07 chromosome 2L, DbipHiC1v2, whole genome shotgun sequence genome has a segment encoding these proteins:
- the l(2)gd1 gene encoding coiled-coil and C2 domain-containing protein 1-like isoform X2 produces the protein MFSRKKQEPVKQRNHDLSQFGLTEIPDDFDPSAGYGDDDAGDSDLEAELAAIAGGGGSKPKTKPKPKLVSATDLDKMIADSLRDVSDDDDDDTLENDSDLLGELKDIGVEHEDIEEGPAAQAAVSDEQPTQTFLPTTTVDTLGIIKQRLEMYKVAEAQANAAGDAGKARRFGRGLKTLQNLHEQASAGRPVNVDDIPPEVSVKPAASVDPAPPADVEQATSSPLVPGRAAPALPSATPTATAPTASNDSTAPSASSNPLVEKMRNRQNEYKAAALQSKRSGDVATALQFLKVVKQFDVVVKMCEEGQEVDLSDMPPPPSEFLEFLATMQGKSEGEPAPAPPAAPASAPSAPVPAAPVPAAPLSILEALQQRLEKYQSVEATAKEENNTSKARRFGRIVKQYEDAIKLCKAGKPVPYDELPVPPGFGPLPTGDAAPTAESVSSPSPPTSPTSPPATATTSSGGTPSSSSAATPTLTRKSPSPQKPKELTTRISGNQQKSNLAEQQMKLLLERQKEFKMAAIEAKKAGEIDQAKEYLKIYKGFDSLLNAASSGLPVDLTTLPVPPSQRDDLEASFAIVSAEECDPGDTIGEIGIRMEEQLAKQLMMCKNTRDHHKAMGDVAGMNRFENLALTVQKDLDFVRYSKRKNLALPKFHYEKRNFNIVHCNTDLTDGELEIVVVRGINYNVPNPKEVDTYVRVEFPLLNDESFKTKTNLVRDTSSPDYDERFKVDIQRSNRQFQRIFKRHGVKFEIYSRGGFLRSDTLIGTINVKLQPLETKCDIHDTYDLMDGRKQVGGKLEVKIRVRNPILTKQIEHINEKWLVLDAEG, from the exons ATGTTTTCCAGAAAGAAGCAGGAGCCAGTTAAACAAAGAAATCATGATTTGTCGCAG TTTGGTCTGACGGAGATTCCTGACGACTTTGATCCTAGTGCAGGCTATGGAGACGATGATGCTGGTGATAGTGACCTTGAAGCTGAATTGGCTGCCATAGCCGGAGGAGGAGGCTCCAAACCCAAAACGAAACCAAAGCCCAAGCTTGTGTCTGCTACCGACCTAGACAAAATGATTGCGGACAGCTTGCGTGATGTCAGcgacgatgacgacgatgaTACTCTTGAAAACGATTCCGATCTGCTGGGTGAACTAAAGGATATCGGCGTTGAGCATGAGGATATTGAAGAGGGGCCGGCCGCCCAAGCCGCTGTTTCTGATGAGCAGCCGACACAAACCTTTCTTCCGACTACCACGGTGGACACATTGGGCATCATAAAGCAACGCCTGGAAATGTATAAGGTAGCTGAGGCACAGGCCAATGCAGCGGGAGATGCTGGCAAAGCAAGACGCTTTGGAAGAGGTCTGAAGACCTTGCAAAACCTCCATGAGCAAGCTTCAGCGGGTAGACCTGTTAACGTAGACGATATCCCACCCGAGGTCAGTGTTAAACCAGCTGCCAGCGTTGATCCTGCGCCTCCAGCAGACGTTGAGCAGGCGACTTCCTCACCTCTGGTTCCCGGTCGTGCCGCTCCGGCGCTACCCTCGGCGACACCAACTGCCACTGCGCCAACGGCATCCAACGATTCCACAGCTCCATCTGCATCATCAAATCCTCTTGTGGAAAAAATGCGTAACCGCCAAAACGAATACAAGGCGGCTGCATTACAATCCAAACGTAGTGGAGATGTGGCAACTGCTCTCCAGTTCCTCAAGGTGGTAAAACAATTTGATGTAGTGGTCAAGATGTGTGAAGAAGGACAGGAAGTTGATCTTAGCGATATGCCTCCACCGCCATCTGAATTTCTTGAGTTTTTGGCAACTATGCAGGGGAAATCTGAGGGCGAGCCTGCTCCGGCACCTCCTGCCGCACCAGCTTCCGCTCCATCGGCACCTGTACCAGCGGCACCAGTGCCAGCAGCACCTCTTAGTATACTGGAAGCACTACAACAGCGCTTAGAAAAGTACCAATCAGTGGAGGCGACTGCCAAAGAGGAAAATAACACCAGCAAGGCGCGTCGATTTGGACGAATTGTAAAACAATATGAAGATGCAATTAAGCTTTGCAAAGCTGGTAAGCCAGTGCCTTATGATGAACTGCCGGTACCCCCCGGCTTTGGACCTTTACCAACTGGTGATGCGGCTCCTACTGCTGAAAGTGTTTCAAGTCCATCACCGCCAACATCTCCGACATCTCCACCAGCGACTGCAACCACTTCATCCGGAGGTACTCCATCTAGCTCCAGTGCAGCCACACCCACACTTACTCGAAAATCGCCATCaccccaaaaaccaaaagaatTGACCACACGCATCTCGGgaaaccaacaaaaaagtaACCTTGCCGAGCAGCAGATGAAGCTGCTGCTGGAACGTCAAAAAGAGTTCAAGATGGCTGCGATAGAGGCCAAGAAAGCAGGAGAGATAGATCAGGCCAAGGAGTATTTGAAGATATACAAGGGTTTCGATTCCCTTTTGAATGCTGCCAGTAGTGGTTTACCTGTGGATCTTACGACA CTTCCTGTTCCACCATCCCAGCGCGATGATCTTGAGGCTTCTTTTGCCATAGTTTCTGCCGAGGAGTGTGATCCCGGCGATACCATCGGCGAAATTGGCATTCGGATGGAGGAGCAACTCGCCAAGCAGTTGATGATGTGCAAAAATACTAGAGACCATCACAAGGCCATGGGTGATGTAGCTGGCATGAATCGGTTTGAGAATTTAGCCTTAACCGTCCAAAAAGATCTTGATTTCGTTCGGTACTCCAAGCGCAAGAATTTGGCACTTCCGAAGTTTCACTACGAGAAACGGAACTTTAACATTGTTCACTGTAACACAGATCTTACTGATGGCGAGTTGGAGATCGTTGTAGTACGTGGAATCAACTATAATGTTCCCAATCCAAAGGAAGTGGACACCTACGTTCGTGTGGAGTTTCCCCTACTTAAT GATGAATCTTTTAAGACTAAAACTAATCTAGTTAGGGATACCAGTAGTCCAGACTATGACGAGCGCTTCAAGGTGGACATTCAGCGCAGCAATCGGCAGTTCCAGAGAATCTTCAAGCGTCATGGAGTGAAGTTTGAAATCTATTCTAGAGG GGGATTTCTGCGATCGGATACATTGATTGGTACCATAAACGTGAAGTTGCAGCCGCTGGAAACCAAGTGCGACATACACGACACCTACGAT CTAATGGATGGTCGCAAACAGGTGGGAGGCAAGCTGGAGGTTAAGATTCGGGTCCGCAATCCCATTCTCACCAAGCAGATCGAACACATCAACGAAAAGTGGTTAGTCCTGGATGCCGAAGGCTGA
- the l(2)gd1 gene encoding coiled-coil and C2 domain-containing protein 1-like isoform X1, which translates to MFSRKKQEPVKQRNHDLSQFGLTEIPDDFDPSAGYGDDDAGDSDLEAELAAIAGGGGSKPKTKPKPKLVSATDLDKMIADSLRDVSDDDDDDTLENDSDLLGELKDIGVEHEDIEEGPAAQAAVSDEQPTQTFLPTTTVDTLGIIKQRLEMYKVAEAQANAAGDAGKARRFGRGLKTLQNLHEQASAGRPVNVDDIPPEVSVKPAASVDPAPPADVEQATSSPLVPGRAAPALPSATPTATAPTASNDSTAPSASSNPLVEKMRNRQNEYKAAALQSKRSGDVATALQFLKVVKQFDVVVKMCEEGQEVDLSDMPPPPSEFLEFLATMQGKSEGEPAPAPPAAPASAPSAPVPAAPVPAAPLSILEALQQRLEKYQSVEATAKEENNTSKARRFGRIVKQYEDAIKLCKAGKPVPYDELPVPPGFGPLPTGDAAPTAESVSSPSPPTSPTSPPATATTSSGGTPSSSSAATPTLTRKSPSPQKPKELTTRISGNQQKSNLAEQQMKLLLERQKEFKMAAIEAKKAGEIDQAKEYLKIYKGFDSLLNAASSGLPVDLTTLPVPPSQRDDLEASFAIVSAEECDPGDTIGEIGIRMEEQLAKQLMMCKNTRDHHKAMGDVAGMNRFENLALTVQKDLDFVRYSKRKNLALPKFHYEKRNFNIVHCNTDLTDGELEIVVVRGINYNVPNPKEVDTYVRVEFPLLNDESFKTKTNLVRDTSSPDYDERFKVDIQRSNRQFQRIFKRHGVKFEIYSRGCSIDCCGLSRKLPICCFRGFLRSDTLIGTINVKLQPLETKCDIHDTYDLMDGRKQVGGKLEVKIRVRNPILTKQIEHINEKWLVLDAEG; encoded by the exons ATGTTTTCCAGAAAGAAGCAGGAGCCAGTTAAACAAAGAAATCATGATTTGTCGCAG TTTGGTCTGACGGAGATTCCTGACGACTTTGATCCTAGTGCAGGCTATGGAGACGATGATGCTGGTGATAGTGACCTTGAAGCTGAATTGGCTGCCATAGCCGGAGGAGGAGGCTCCAAACCCAAAACGAAACCAAAGCCCAAGCTTGTGTCTGCTACCGACCTAGACAAAATGATTGCGGACAGCTTGCGTGATGTCAGcgacgatgacgacgatgaTACTCTTGAAAACGATTCCGATCTGCTGGGTGAACTAAAGGATATCGGCGTTGAGCATGAGGATATTGAAGAGGGGCCGGCCGCCCAAGCCGCTGTTTCTGATGAGCAGCCGACACAAACCTTTCTTCCGACTACCACGGTGGACACATTGGGCATCATAAAGCAACGCCTGGAAATGTATAAGGTAGCTGAGGCACAGGCCAATGCAGCGGGAGATGCTGGCAAAGCAAGACGCTTTGGAAGAGGTCTGAAGACCTTGCAAAACCTCCATGAGCAAGCTTCAGCGGGTAGACCTGTTAACGTAGACGATATCCCACCCGAGGTCAGTGTTAAACCAGCTGCCAGCGTTGATCCTGCGCCTCCAGCAGACGTTGAGCAGGCGACTTCCTCACCTCTGGTTCCCGGTCGTGCCGCTCCGGCGCTACCCTCGGCGACACCAACTGCCACTGCGCCAACGGCATCCAACGATTCCACAGCTCCATCTGCATCATCAAATCCTCTTGTGGAAAAAATGCGTAACCGCCAAAACGAATACAAGGCGGCTGCATTACAATCCAAACGTAGTGGAGATGTGGCAACTGCTCTCCAGTTCCTCAAGGTGGTAAAACAATTTGATGTAGTGGTCAAGATGTGTGAAGAAGGACAGGAAGTTGATCTTAGCGATATGCCTCCACCGCCATCTGAATTTCTTGAGTTTTTGGCAACTATGCAGGGGAAATCTGAGGGCGAGCCTGCTCCGGCACCTCCTGCCGCACCAGCTTCCGCTCCATCGGCACCTGTACCAGCGGCACCAGTGCCAGCAGCACCTCTTAGTATACTGGAAGCACTACAACAGCGCTTAGAAAAGTACCAATCAGTGGAGGCGACTGCCAAAGAGGAAAATAACACCAGCAAGGCGCGTCGATTTGGACGAATTGTAAAACAATATGAAGATGCAATTAAGCTTTGCAAAGCTGGTAAGCCAGTGCCTTATGATGAACTGCCGGTACCCCCCGGCTTTGGACCTTTACCAACTGGTGATGCGGCTCCTACTGCTGAAAGTGTTTCAAGTCCATCACCGCCAACATCTCCGACATCTCCACCAGCGACTGCAACCACTTCATCCGGAGGTACTCCATCTAGCTCCAGTGCAGCCACACCCACACTTACTCGAAAATCGCCATCaccccaaaaaccaaaagaatTGACCACACGCATCTCGGgaaaccaacaaaaaagtaACCTTGCCGAGCAGCAGATGAAGCTGCTGCTGGAACGTCAAAAAGAGTTCAAGATGGCTGCGATAGAGGCCAAGAAAGCAGGAGAGATAGATCAGGCCAAGGAGTATTTGAAGATATACAAGGGTTTCGATTCCCTTTTGAATGCTGCCAGTAGTGGTTTACCTGTGGATCTTACGACA CTTCCTGTTCCACCATCCCAGCGCGATGATCTTGAGGCTTCTTTTGCCATAGTTTCTGCCGAGGAGTGTGATCCCGGCGATACCATCGGCGAAATTGGCATTCGGATGGAGGAGCAACTCGCCAAGCAGTTGATGATGTGCAAAAATACTAGAGACCATCACAAGGCCATGGGTGATGTAGCTGGCATGAATCGGTTTGAGAATTTAGCCTTAACCGTCCAAAAAGATCTTGATTTCGTTCGGTACTCCAAGCGCAAGAATTTGGCACTTCCGAAGTTTCACTACGAGAAACGGAACTTTAACATTGTTCACTGTAACACAGATCTTACTGATGGCGAGTTGGAGATCGTTGTAGTACGTGGAATCAACTATAATGTTCCCAATCCAAAGGAAGTGGACACCTACGTTCGTGTGGAGTTTCCCCTACTTAAT GATGAATCTTTTAAGACTAAAACTAATCTAGTTAGGGATACCAGTAGTCCAGACTATGACGAGCGCTTCAAGGTGGACATTCAGCGCAGCAATCGGCAGTTCCAGAGAATCTTCAAGCGTCATGGAGTGAAGTTTGAAATCTATTCTAGAGG CTGCAGTATAGATTGTTGTGGACTTAGTCGTAAACTGCCCATATGTTGTTTCAGGGGATTTCTGCGATCGGATACATTGATTGGTACCATAAACGTGAAGTTGCAGCCGCTGGAAACCAAGTGCGACATACACGACACCTACGAT CTAATGGATGGTCGCAAACAGGTGGGAGGCAAGCTGGAGGTTAAGATTCGGGTCCGCAATCCCATTCTCACCAAGCAGATCGAACACATCAACGAAAAGTGGTTAGTCCTGGATGCCGAAGGCTGA
- the Reps gene encoding ralBP1-associated Eps domain-containing protein 1 isoform X2, whose amino-acid sequence MDVSLTEPESRFYSELFQCCDVENTGKVPILKATELFRSADISNEAVIEITGLAGIPSAALHISRCQFYSCLKLIAAHQAAMPLRQELISASVPLPLPHFSWKEAATAPVSLVENGLSVSGDCSNSLRRNSQQEQFQDVSDLPSTDSEIEQNESVDEASGHGRGTDGSGVVSSSSRENVRRRRGGGGSPEAWSTNSDSPTPTNSVAERPWAQDTLWHGLLGDEHRQLLGTEEESSDRHSSDDEENENELVTLYQITPEQREYYNKQFKAVQRDPHGLLSGQAARVFFEKSRIPVEELRHIWQLCDVTRDGALSLSEFTAAMHLVVLRRNNIPLPTSLPHCLHPNVLQVGVTGGSGVGSSSATSQPQEPPEADLLHLNDDEEDDHTDNTIIAGNLSGGSSSSKPRQNVPGDKNIMNQSNISTSSQASNSSRREATPSMNRSISNSPNVEKIASGTISTTGNAVEPASQWTKFSESPTSSVAPVQSSVGEQAAPAAAPIVTSPGLKPALFDMKRSAQDVVSNPQILHPVPLRVTPIGTATAASTEPSNDNESVVILREDSPKAITSTVVTSQSSGGNVPSSHRDSNDLRAIQRPQAKKLPAKNSALPPPPQREASIGSSGPSEPPEQQTVYGAPKKEPPPLPPPRPHRHARSSSLDLNKFKVVTTGGAQQEADEQQLHSLPPVAPPPQAAPPTRITLQQTRVSAFEVYRKPQSPPQQPPPRAPTTVGTVLPSAESFEKRVTAISDSLRHVTFTKGQGSTTELLQKLREQNNSLLHLCNDLSDELLSVQTRKEEMRLKLEGLTGSDTPGRTSSTNSGPVTANVTGGPDW is encoded by the exons ATGGACGTGTCGCTTACAGAGCCGGAGTCGCGTTTCTACAGCGAACTCTTTCAATGCTGCGACGTGGAGAACACTGGCAAGGTGCCCATTCTAAAAGCCACGGAACTATTTCGCTCGGCGGACATTAGCAATGAAGCGGTTATTGAG ATCACTGGTCTGGCTGGAATTCCCTCCGCGGCGCTCCACATCTCGCGGTGCCAGTTTTACTCGTGCCTCAAGCTCATTGCCGCCCACCAAGCGGCTATGCCACTGCGTCAGGAACTAATATCCGCCTCAGTGCCGTTGCCATTGCCCCACTTCAGTTGGAAGGAGGCGGCCACGGCTCCTGTTTCTCTAGTTGAGAACGGATTAAGTGTTTCGGGGGATTGTAGCAACTCTTTGCGTCGTAACTCACAGCAGGAACAGTTTCAGGATGTCTCTGATCTCCCCAGTACCGACTCTGAGATAGAGCAGAACGAATCAGTGGATGAGGCTAGTGGTCATGGACGCGGTACGGATGGTAGCGGAGTCGTTAGCAGTAGCAGTCGGGAGAATGTCAGG CGGCGTCGCGGTGGTGGTGGCTCCCCGGAGGCCTGGAGCACCAATAGCGACAGCCCCACGCCCACCAACAGTGTGGCCGAACGACCATGGGCCCAGGACACTTTGTGGCACGGCTTGCTGGGCGACGAGCACCGCCAACTTCTGGGCACTGAAGAGGAGTCTTCGGACCGTCATAGCAGCGACGACGAGGAAAACGAAAATGAACTGGTCACGCTGTATCAAATAACACCTGAGCAGCGCGAGTACTACAATAAGCAGTTCAAGGCGGTGCAAAGGGATCCACATGGACTTCTTTCCGGTCAGGCAGCTAG GGTATTTTTTGAGAAGAGCCGCATTCCTGTAGAAGAGCTGCGGCATATTTGGCAATTGTGCGATGTGACTCGTGATGGTGCTCTAAGCTTATCGGAATTCACTGCCGCAATGCATTTGGTAGTATTGCGGCGCAACAACATTCCTCTGCCCACCAGCCTACCTCACTGCTTGCATCCTAACGTGTTGCAGGTGGGAGTTACTGGGGGAAGTGGAGTGGGATCTTCGTCGGCGACGTCGCAGCCACAGGAGCCGCCTGAGGCCGATCTCCTGCACTTAAATGATGACGAGGAGGACGACCATACTGACAACACGATTATTGCCGGCAATCTGAGTGGAGGTAGTTCCTCCAGCAAACCGCGTCAAAATGTGCCCGGCGACAAGAATATAATGAATCAGAGCAACATCTCAACGTCCTCGCAGGCCAGCAATAGTTCAAGGCGCGAGGCTACACCATCCATGAACCGCAGCATTTCCAATTCGCCAAACGTTGAGAAGATTGCATCTGGAACGATTTCCACCACAGGAAACGCTGTAGAACCCGCCAGCCAATGGACAAAATTTAGTGAATCTCCCACATCGAGTGTGGCCCCCGTGCAGTCATCAGTTGGGGAGCAGGCGGCTCCCGCTGCTGCTCCTATCGTTACTAGTCCCGGTCTCAAGCCAGCACTGTTTGATATGAAGCGCTCCGCACAAGATGTAGTATCCAACCCTCAGATCCTTCACCCAGTACCGCTTAGAGTGACGCCCATTG gcaCAGCCACGGCTGCCTCGACCGAGCCATCTAACGACAACGAAAGTGTTGTGATTTTACGGGAGGACAGCCCCAAGGCTATCACATCTACCGTGGTGACCAGTCAGTCGTCAGGCGGTAATGTTCCCAGTTCCCATCGTGATAGCAATGATTTGCGTGCCATCCAGAGGCCCCAGGCCAAAAAGCTGCCGGCTAAAAACAGCGCACTGCCTCCGCCGCCGCAACGGGAGGCGAGCATTGGATCTAGCGGACCGAGCGAACCGCCGGAGCAACAGACTGTCTACGGGGCGCCAAAAAAGGAGCCACCGCCCTTGCCACCCCCAAGGCCCCATCGCCATGCACGTAGCAGCAGTCTGGACCTGAACAAGTTCAAAGTGGTCACCACTGGCGGTGCTCAGCAAGAG GCGGACGAACAGCAGTTGCATTCGTTACCTCCAGTAGCACCGCCCCCACAGGCTGCTCCGCCTACGAGGATTACGTTGCAGCAAACGCGTGTCTCTGCATTTGAGGTGTACCGAAAGCCACAATCACCGCCCCAGCAGCCGCCACCGCGGGCTCCCACTACAGTAGGAACGGTCCTACCTAGTGCCGAGAGCTTTGAGAAGCGAGTGACTGCCATCAGTGACTCCCTTCGACATGTGACCTTTACGAAAGGACAGGGCAGCACAACGGAACTTCTGCAGAAGCTGCGCGAGCAGAACAACTCTCTTCTGCATCTCTGCAACGACTTGAGTGACGAATTGTTAAGTGTCCAGACGCGCAAGGAGGAAATGCGCCTTAAGCTGGAAGGCTTGACAGGTTCTGACACTCCTGGCCGAACAAGCTCCACAAACTCGGGCCCTGTGACGGCTAACGTGACTGGTGGACCGGACTGGTGA
- the Reps gene encoding ralBP1-associated Eps domain-containing protein 1 isoform X1 yields the protein MDVSLTEPESRFYSELFQCCDVENTGKVPILKATELFRSADISNEAVIEITGLAGIPSAALHISRCQFYSCLKLIAAHQAAMPLRQELISASVPLPLPHFSWKEAATAPVSLVENGLSVSGDCSNSLRRNSQQEQFQDVSDLPSTDSEIEQNESVDEASGHGRGTDGSGVVSSSSRENVRRRRGGGGSPEAWSTNSDSPTPTNSVAERPWAQDTLWHGLLGDEHRQLLGTEEESSDRHSSDDEENENELVTLYQITPEQREYYNKQFKAVQRDPHGLLSGQAARVFFEKSRIPVEELRHIWQLCDVTRDGALSLSEFTAAMHLVVLRRNNIPLPTSLPHCLHPNVLQVGVTGGSGVGSSSATSQPQEPPEADLLHLNDDEEDDHTDNTIIAGNLSGGSSSSKPRQNVPGDKNIMNQSNISTSSQASNSSRREATPSMNRSISNSPNVEKIASGTISTTGNAVEPASQWTKFSESPTSSVAPVQSSVGEQAAPAAAPIVTSPGLKPALFDMKRSAQDVVSNPQILHPVPLRVTPIGTATAASTEPSNDNESVVILREDSPKAITSTVVTSQSSGGNVPSSHRDSNDLRAIQRPQAKKLPAKNSALPPPPQREASIGSSGPSEPPEQQTVYGAPKKEPPPLPPPRPHRHARSSSLDLNKFKVVTTGGAQQEITAQTSFDMQTSTGFADFTHFADEGSAASIADEQQLHSLPPVAPPPQAAPPTRITLQQTRVSAFEVYRKPQSPPQQPPPRAPTTVGTVLPSAESFEKRVTAISDSLRHVTFTKGQGSTTELLQKLREQNNSLLHLCNDLSDELLSVQTRKEEMRLKLEGLTGSDTPGRTSSTNSGPVTANVTGGPDW from the exons ATGGACGTGTCGCTTACAGAGCCGGAGTCGCGTTTCTACAGCGAACTCTTTCAATGCTGCGACGTGGAGAACACTGGCAAGGTGCCCATTCTAAAAGCCACGGAACTATTTCGCTCGGCGGACATTAGCAATGAAGCGGTTATTGAG ATCACTGGTCTGGCTGGAATTCCCTCCGCGGCGCTCCACATCTCGCGGTGCCAGTTTTACTCGTGCCTCAAGCTCATTGCCGCCCACCAAGCGGCTATGCCACTGCGTCAGGAACTAATATCCGCCTCAGTGCCGTTGCCATTGCCCCACTTCAGTTGGAAGGAGGCGGCCACGGCTCCTGTTTCTCTAGTTGAGAACGGATTAAGTGTTTCGGGGGATTGTAGCAACTCTTTGCGTCGTAACTCACAGCAGGAACAGTTTCAGGATGTCTCTGATCTCCCCAGTACCGACTCTGAGATAGAGCAGAACGAATCAGTGGATGAGGCTAGTGGTCATGGACGCGGTACGGATGGTAGCGGAGTCGTTAGCAGTAGCAGTCGGGAGAATGTCAGG CGGCGTCGCGGTGGTGGTGGCTCCCCGGAGGCCTGGAGCACCAATAGCGACAGCCCCACGCCCACCAACAGTGTGGCCGAACGACCATGGGCCCAGGACACTTTGTGGCACGGCTTGCTGGGCGACGAGCACCGCCAACTTCTGGGCACTGAAGAGGAGTCTTCGGACCGTCATAGCAGCGACGACGAGGAAAACGAAAATGAACTGGTCACGCTGTATCAAATAACACCTGAGCAGCGCGAGTACTACAATAAGCAGTTCAAGGCGGTGCAAAGGGATCCACATGGACTTCTTTCCGGTCAGGCAGCTAG GGTATTTTTTGAGAAGAGCCGCATTCCTGTAGAAGAGCTGCGGCATATTTGGCAATTGTGCGATGTGACTCGTGATGGTGCTCTAAGCTTATCGGAATTCACTGCCGCAATGCATTTGGTAGTATTGCGGCGCAACAACATTCCTCTGCCCACCAGCCTACCTCACTGCTTGCATCCTAACGTGTTGCAGGTGGGAGTTACTGGGGGAAGTGGAGTGGGATCTTCGTCGGCGACGTCGCAGCCACAGGAGCCGCCTGAGGCCGATCTCCTGCACTTAAATGATGACGAGGAGGACGACCATACTGACAACACGATTATTGCCGGCAATCTGAGTGGAGGTAGTTCCTCCAGCAAACCGCGTCAAAATGTGCCCGGCGACAAGAATATAATGAATCAGAGCAACATCTCAACGTCCTCGCAGGCCAGCAATAGTTCAAGGCGCGAGGCTACACCATCCATGAACCGCAGCATTTCCAATTCGCCAAACGTTGAGAAGATTGCATCTGGAACGATTTCCACCACAGGAAACGCTGTAGAACCCGCCAGCCAATGGACAAAATTTAGTGAATCTCCCACATCGAGTGTGGCCCCCGTGCAGTCATCAGTTGGGGAGCAGGCGGCTCCCGCTGCTGCTCCTATCGTTACTAGTCCCGGTCTCAAGCCAGCACTGTTTGATATGAAGCGCTCCGCACAAGATGTAGTATCCAACCCTCAGATCCTTCACCCAGTACCGCTTAGAGTGACGCCCATTG gcaCAGCCACGGCTGCCTCGACCGAGCCATCTAACGACAACGAAAGTGTTGTGATTTTACGGGAGGACAGCCCCAAGGCTATCACATCTACCGTGGTGACCAGTCAGTCGTCAGGCGGTAATGTTCCCAGTTCCCATCGTGATAGCAATGATTTGCGTGCCATCCAGAGGCCCCAGGCCAAAAAGCTGCCGGCTAAAAACAGCGCACTGCCTCCGCCGCCGCAACGGGAGGCGAGCATTGGATCTAGCGGACCGAGCGAACCGCCGGAGCAACAGACTGTCTACGGGGCGCCAAAAAAGGAGCCACCGCCCTTGCCACCCCCAAGGCCCCATCGCCATGCACGTAGCAGCAGTCTGGACCTGAACAAGTTCAAAGTGGTCACCACTGGCGGTGCTCAGCAAGAG ATTACTGCGCAGACCAGCTTCGATATGCAAACCTCAACGGGTTTTGCCGATTTCACGCACTTTGCCGATGAAGGCAGCGCCGCGAGCATC GCGGACGAACAGCAGTTGCATTCGTTACCTCCAGTAGCACCGCCCCCACAGGCTGCTCCGCCTACGAGGATTACGTTGCAGCAAACGCGTGTCTCTGCATTTGAGGTGTACCGAAAGCCACAATCACCGCCCCAGCAGCCGCCACCGCGGGCTCCCACTACAGTAGGAACGGTCCTACCTAGTGCCGAGAGCTTTGAGAAGCGAGTGACTGCCATCAGTGACTCCCTTCGACATGTGACCTTTACGAAAGGACAGGGCAGCACAACGGAACTTCTGCAGAAGCTGCGCGAGCAGAACAACTCTCTTCTGCATCTCTGCAACGACTTGAGTGACGAATTGTTAAGTGTCCAGACGCGCAAGGAGGAAATGCGCCTTAAGCTGGAAGGCTTGACAGGTTCTGACACTCCTGGCCGAACAAGCTCCACAAACTCGGGCCCTGTGACGGCTAACGTGACTGGTGGACCGGACTGGTGA